The following coding sequences are from one Nicotiana tabacum cultivar K326 chromosome 1, ASM71507v2, whole genome shotgun sequence window:
- the LOC107788932 gene encoding cytochrome P450 703A2-like, producing MIDLTSFILLLLCTCLFDLINCVVAFLCAYLISKLVHFSLIDKSKQKINRLPPGPKQWPIVGNLFQLGQLPHRDMASFCDKYGPLVYLRLGNVDAITTNDPEIIREILVQQDDVFASRPRTLAAVHLAYGCGDVALAPLGPKWKRMRRICMEHLLTTKRLESFVKHRADEAQTLVQDVWTKTQKGETLNLREILGAFSMNNVTRMLLGKQYFGAESAGPQEAKEFMHITHELFWLLGVIYLGDYLPLWRWIDPHNCEKKMREVEKRIDDFHMRIIEEHRKKGKSNIDEGEMDFVDVLLSLPGEDEGDGNGKQHMDDVEIKALIQDMIAAATDTSAVTNEWAMAEVIKHPHVLKKIQEELDIVVGSGRMVTETDLVNLKYLRCVVRETFRMHPAGPFLIPHESIRDTTINGYYIPAKTRVFINTHGLGRNTKIWDNIDEFRPERHSPKDESIRVEISHGADFKILPFSAGKRKCPGAPLGVKLVLMALARLFHCFDWSPPNGLKPEDIDTSEVYGMTMPKAKPLMAVARHRLPAHLYHCHSIK from the exons ATGATCGACTTAACCAGTTTTATTCTACTTCTTCTTTGCACATGTCTTTTTGATCTGATCAATTGTGTTGTAGCCTTTCTTTGCGCATATCTTATTTCCAAGCTAGTTCATTTTTCACTTATCGACAAGTCTAAACAGAAAATCAATCGACTCCCTCCTGGTCCAAAACAATGGCCGATTGTGGGCAACCTTTTTCAGTTGGGGCAATTGCCTCACAGAGACATGGCTTCATTCTGTGACAAATATGGGCCATTGGTTTACCTCCGACTAG GTAACGTCGATGCTATCACCACCAATGATCCAGAAATCATAAGAGAAATACTTGTACAACAAGACGATGTTTTCGCGTCTAGGCCAAGAACTCTTGCTGCTGTTCATCTAGCATATGGTTGTGGGGATGTAGCGTTGGCTCCCTTAGGACCAAAATGGAAGAGAATGAGAAGAATTTGCATGGAACATTTGTTGACAACCAAAAGGCTTGAGTCATTTGTAAAACATAGGGCAGATGAAGCTCAAACCCTAGTTCAAGATGTTTGGACCAAGACACAAAAAGGGGAGACATTAAATTTAAGGGAAATTTTGGGTGCTTTTTCAATGAATAATGTGACTAGAATGTTACTTGGAAAACAATACTTTGGGGCTGAATCTGCTGGCCCACAAGAAGCAAAAGAATTTATGCATATAACTCATGAATTATTTTGGCTTCTTGGTGTGATTTATTTAGGTGATTATTTACCTTTATGGAGGTGGATTGATCCTCATAATTGTGAGAAGAAAATGAGGGAAGTGGAGAAAAGGATTGATGATTTTCATATGAGAATAATTGAAGAACATAGAAAAAAAGGTAAAAGTAATATTGATGAAGGTGAAAtggattttgtggatgttttatTGTCTTTGCCAGGTGAAGATGAAGGAGATGGGAATGGGAAACAACATATGGATGATGTTGAAATTAAAGCTCTCATTCAG GATATGATAGCTGCAGCCACGGATACATCTGCTGTAACCAACGAATGGGCAATGGCTGAGGTGATAAAGCATCCCCACGTCCTCAAGAAGATCCAAGAAGAACTTGACATAGTTGTTGGATCGGGTCGGATGGTAACCGAAACCGACTTGGTTAATCTCAAATACCTTCGTTGTGTAGTACGTGAAACTTTTCGAATGCACCCTGCTGGTCCATTTCTAATCCCACATGAATCAATCCGAGATACGACGATCAACGGCTATTATATCCCAGCCAAGACACGTGTCTTCATCAACACGCACGGTCTTGGTCGAAACACCAAGATTTGGGACAATATTGATGAGTTTAGGCCAGAGAGGCATTCGCCAAAAGATGAAAGCATCAGAGTTGAAATAAGTCACGGGGCGGATTTCAAAATTTTGCCATTTAGTGCTGGAAAAAGGAAGTGTCCTGGTGCACCATTGGGAGTAAAATTGGTGCTTATGGCTTTGGCTAGGTTGTTTCATTGCTTTGATTGGAGCCCACCAAATGGATTGAAACCTGAAGATATTGACACAAGTGAGGTTTATGGAATGACTATGCCTAAAGCTAAGCCTTTGATGGCTGTTGCTAGGCATCGACTGCCTGCTCATTTATACCACTGCCACTCAatcaaatga